The following DNA comes from Allobranchiibius huperziae.
CCGGAGGACAGGATCGTCGGCAGTGCGAAGCCGACGCCGCCACCGATCAGGAGTTGCCCCGGCAGCATCTGCGTCACCCACTGCGGATGCACTCCCACGGAGAACGCGATGAAGACGTATCCGGCGGCGAGCATCAGACAACCGAGCGCGGCGATCAGGCCGGCTGGGACGCCGCGCCGGGCCAGTCGGTTCGAGATCAGGGCGGTCACCTGGACCGTGGCCGGTCCGGGCGCGATCGCGAGACCGGATCGCACCGGGCCGTAGCCCCACACCTGCTGGAACCACAGGATGGTCGACAGCAGACCTGCGCCGAACGCGATGCTGAAGACCAGTGAGGCGATGTTGGACCAGGCGAAGGTGCGCACGGCCAGCATCGCCGGCTCGATCACCGGCACGGGGTGCCGGGTGGTGCGGTACGCGAAGAAGGCGATTCCGACTACGGCGACGACGAACCCGGCCACGTCGCGCGCGTCCGACCAGCCCCAGTCCGGCCCCTTGACGACGCTGAGCGCGAGGGCACCGATCGCGATGGCGAGGACACCGGCGCCCAGCAGGTCCGGTGTTCGTTCGACGGTGGCGTCGCGGGAGTCCGGGACCCAACGGATCGCGCTGATGACCGCGACGATCGCGATCGGCACGTTGACGACGAACACCCACTGCCACGCGGCCTGGACCAGCAGGCCCCCGACGACCGGACCGATGGCCGCAGCCAGTGCGCCCGTCGCCGCCCAGATGCGTACGGCGCGCGCCCTCCGGTCCGGCTCGGTGGCGCGTAGAAGCAGCGACAGGCTGGTCGGCGTAAGGGCCGCGGCACCGGCCGCCTGCAGGACGCGGAAGGTGACCAACCACCACAGTCCGGGGCTGAGGGCACAGGCAGCGCTCGCCAGTGCGAAGAGGGCGAGCCCGGCGAGGAAGCCCTCCTTACGGCCGTACCGGTCGGCGAGTCGACCGAGCGGCACCAGCAGTGCCGCGTACGCGATGGCGTAGCCGTTCAGGATCCAGCTGAGATCCGACAGCGACGCGCCGTGGAAGTCACGCCCGATCGAATCGAAGGCGACGTTGACGATGAACAGGTCGAGACTGGCCATGAACGCCGCCGCCGAGAGCACCAGGAGGACCCGACCTTGCCGATCCTTGGGAGCCTGCTCGTCGTTCGGCGACGTGGACCGCTTGTGGTTTCGGGTTGCAGGCGACACGTCGTGAGCCTGGCACCTAACTATGCAAATCACAAGCCAGGCTAGGATGGAGACATGGCTTTCGCCCTTTCCGGCGTCATGAGGCGCCGCAGCCGCACCTCACCGGGTGACCGCTGCCCCATCGACCGCACGATGCAGGTCGTGGGTACGCGGTCCGCGATCCTGTTGATGCGCGAGGCGCTCTTCGGGACGTTCAAGTTCGACGATTTCGTCGGCCGTACCGGGCTGACCGAAGCGGTCGTCGCCTCCCGCCTCCGTGCTCTCGTGATCGCCGGCCTCCTGGCGCGCGAGCCGTACCAGGAACCGGGCCAGCGCACCCGGCACGGTTACACGCTCACCGACAGCGGGCGCGATCTCATGCCCGCCGTCCTCTCCCTCGGGCAGTGGGGCGTCAAGCACGCCCCGGGCACGATGGGCCGCCAGTTCTGGCACGCCGACTGCGGAGAACCCGTGCGGGTCGTCGTCGAGTGCGCGGACCACCACGAGCTCGACGTCGAAGAGATCACCGTCGGCTGATCCGGGGCACCGCCTTCCCAAACGACCTCGGGGTGCCTAGCTTCGACGGGGACGATCGGTGACCGGGAGGCAGAGCAGTGATCGAGAGCGCCCTGAGCGTCGACACCGGCGACATCACCATGGAGACCTTCGTCGACGGAGTCGGCCCAGACGTCCTGCTCGTCCATGGCTTCCCGCATACCAGGCTCCTCTGGTCGCGCGTGGCGGACCGACTGATCCAGCGGCGCCGAGTGATCGCGCCCGACCTGCGCGGGACCGGTGGCAGCACCCGCGCGGCGGACGGGTACGACGCGGACAGTCTGTCGACCGACCTGGGCCTGCTGCTCGATCGGCTCGGATCCACCTCGACGGACATCGTGGCGATCGACGCGGGGGTGCCACCGGCGTTCCTGCTGGCCCTGCGTGAACCGGATCGGGTCCGCCGCCTCGTCCTGATGGAGTCGACGCTCGGGGTGCTTCCGGGAGCGGAGGACTTCTTCCGCGCCGGCCCTCCGTGGTGGTTCGGCTTCCATCAGGTGCCGGGCCTTGCGGAGGTGGTGCTCGAAGGACATGAGGACGACTACCTCGACTTCTTCTACCGGACAGGCACGTTCGACGGATCCGGGATCGATGCAGAGGTGCGTGACGCGTTCGTCGCTTCGTACTCCGGTCGCGAATCGCTGCGCTGCGCCTTCGAGATCTACCGGGCGATGCCACAGACCGCCGCGCAGATCGCTGACGCCGTCGCGGGTGCCAGGCTGCGGGTGCCCACGCTCGCGATCGGCGCTCAGCCGGTGGGTGATGCCCTGCACCGGCAACTGACACCGATCGCGGACGATCTGCGCGGCGCCCTGGTCCCGAAGCGCGGACACATCATCCCGCTCGATCAGCCGGATGCGCTGGTGACGTTGCTCGACCAGTTCCTCGACTGAACCCCGAGGCGCCGCAGCGCTCCACCGATTGCGCCCTGCAGCACTCCCCCGGCCGGCGGGTACGTTGGCGGCGTGGCAGGTCCGCCGCGGCAGGTGACGGCGGTGAGGGAGTTGACCCGGATGAGCGCACGGTTGCAGGAGCTCGCCTACAGCGAGACTCCGCGCGGCACCATCAGCCTGCGTCGCCGCCGGGAGCCCACGCTCGACGTCGACGTCTACGAGGTGAAGCTCGACGACGAGTTCCTCATGTCGAGCCTGTTCACCGTCGCGGAGATCGAGCTCGCCAGGCTCGGCCTCGCGCAGACCCGGGGCAGCGACCTGGACGTCGTCGTCGGCGGCCTCGGCCTCGGCTGCACCGCACGGGCCGCGTTGGAAGATCCCCGAGTGCGCTCGATGATCGTCGTCGATGCGTTGGCCGAGGTCATCGACTGGCACGAACGAAAGCTGCTGCCGGGAGCCGACGACCTCGTGGACGACCCGCGGACCCGGCTGGTGTTGGCGGACTTCTTCGCCATGGCCGCCTCCGACGACGGCTTCGACCCGGACGCTGCCGGCCGCCGGTTCGACGCCGTACTGCTCGACATCGACCACACGCCGCGCCACGTGTTGCACCCCGACCATGCGGCCTTCTACAGCCTCGACGGGTTGCGCCGGCTCAAGGGGCATCTGAAACCGGACGGTGTCTTCGCCCTCTGGTCCGACGACCCGCCGGACGATGACTTCATCACGTTGCTGGACGGGGTCTTCGACTCCTCGGAGGCGCACGTCGTCACCTTCGCGAACTTCCTCACCGGTGGCCACTCGGCCAACACGGTGTACGTCGCGCGGTGACCGCGCCGCGGACGCGGCTGCGGATGCACACCTCGGGCGCCCCACGGGTCTAGCCTGGCGAGACGCGCGAAACGAATAGAGGACGCACCGTGACCGTGAGCGAGCAGGACACCGCGACCGGCGAAGAGGCGCGTGGGCATTTCACGCCGGCGCTGTGGCTCGCGGCCATCGCATCGGCGATCTCCTCGTTCCTCTACGGCTACGACACCGGCATCATCTCCGCCGCGCTGCTGCAGATCCGCAAGGACTTCAACACCGGCCACAGCTCCGAGCAGGTGATCGCCGGCAGCATCCTCTTCGGAGCGGTCCTCGGCGCACTCGCCTGCAGTCGACTCTCGGAGCAGCGCGGCCGACGCGGCACCATCCTCATGCTGGCGTGCATCTTCATCGTCGGTGCTCTCGCGTGCGCCCTGTCCCCGAGTGCGCCCCTGCTGTGCGTCTCGCGTGTCATCCTCGGCTTCGCCGTCGGCGGCGCCACCCAGACCGTGCCGATGTACGTCGCCGAACTCGCCCCGCCCGCGCGCCGCGGTCAGCTGGTGCTCACCTTCCAGGTCGGCATCGGCACCGGCATCCTCGTCTCGACCATCGTCGGCGCGACACAGAGCCTCAGCTGGCGCGTCTCCATCGGACTCGCCGTCGTGCCGGCGACGATCCTGCTGCTCACCGTGCTGCGCCTGCCGGAGAGTCCCCGTTGGCTGGTGGCGCAGGACCGAGCGGACGATGCCCGAAGGTCGTTGTCGCTCATGCGTCCTCGAGGTGCATCACTGGACGGGGAGATCGGCGAGATCACCCAGAACGTCACCGAGGAGCTCGATGTCAAGGCCAGTCAGCGCGGATGGTCCGGGCTGCGGCAGGCATGGGTGCGGCCCGCCATCATCGTGGGCTGCGGCATCGCGATGTTCACGCAGTTGAGCGGCATCGAGATGATCATCTACTACGCGCCGACCATCCTCACGGATGCGGGATTCTCGACCAGCACCGCGCTACGCGTGAGTGTCGGACTGGCGAGCACCTACCTCGTGATGATGCTGGTCGGCCTCAACATCATCGACCGTGTCGGCCGACGACGGCTCACCCTCATCATGGTGCCGGGCACCGCGGCTGCACTCTTCGTGCTCGGCCTGCTCTTCGTGACCGGTCACAGCGGGCGGCACGACATCCCGTTCATCATCACCTGCCTGATCGTCTTCATGTTCTTCAACGCCGGCGGCTTGCAGCTGATGGGCTGGCTGACCGAGTCGGAGATCTACCCGCTCGCGGTGCGCGGCGCAGGATCGAGCCTGCAGGCGGCGGTGCTCTGGACGACCAACCTGGCCATCACACTCACCGTGCTCACCATCATCGACGCCGTCGGCGTCGGGCAGACGATGTGGCTCTACGCCCTCTTCAACGTCGCGGCATGGATCTTCGTCTTCGTGAGGATGCCGGAGCTCACCGGCCGCTCCCTGGAACAGATCGAGCACGCCCTGCGCGAGGGGCATTTCACTCCGCGCAGCTTCGCCCAGGCCACTCGCGACGAGGCGACCTGACCACCCGGGACAACGATGCCGTCGGCCGTCATGCGTCGACCGCTCGGGTCCCCGGCCCGCCACACCCCTTCCACCTCGCTATCAAGGAGCGCACGTGAACATCGTTGTCGGATACATCCCCAGCCCAGAAGGTCTGGCGGCCATCGACCACGCCGTCACCATGGCCAAGCTCGGCGAAGGACGACTCGTCGTCCTCAACTGCGGCACCCGTGGCAGCGACGCCGACCCCAGCTTCTCCGAGGCGGCGGACTGGGACGCCGTCGATCAGAAGCTCACGTCGCTCGGCCTCACCCACGAGATGCGTCAGCCCGCGCAGGCCAGGACACCCGCGGACGAGATTCTGAAGGCCGCGTCCGACATCGCCGCGGATCTCATCGTCATCGGCATCCGCCGCCGGTCCCCCGTTGGCAAGCTGATCGCGGGCAGCACCTCGCAGCAGGTGCTGCTGGACGCGAACTGCCCCGT
Coding sequences within:
- a CDS encoding spermidine synthase → MAGPPRQVTAVRELTRMSARLQELAYSETPRGTISLRRRREPTLDVDVYEVKLDDEFLMSSLFTVAEIELARLGLAQTRGSDLDVVVGGLGLGCTARAALEDPRVRSMIVVDALAEVIDWHERKLLPGADDLVDDPRTRLVLADFFAMAASDDGFDPDAAGRRFDAVLLDIDHTPRHVLHPDHAAFYSLDGLRRLKGHLKPDGVFALWSDDPPDDDFITLLDGVFDSSEAHVVTFANFLTGGHSANTVYVAR
- a CDS encoding alpha/beta fold hydrolase, which codes for MIESALSVDTGDITMETFVDGVGPDVLLVHGFPHTRLLWSRVADRLIQRRRVIAPDLRGTGGSTRAADGYDADSLSTDLGLLLDRLGSTSTDIVAIDAGVPPAFLLALREPDRVRRLVLMESTLGVLPGAEDFFRAGPPWWFGFHQVPGLAEVVLEGHEDDYLDFFYRTGTFDGSGIDAEVRDAFVASYSGRESLRCAFEIYRAMPQTAAQIADAVAGARLRVPTLAIGAQPVGDALHRQLTPIADDLRGALVPKRGHIIPLDQPDALVTLLDQFLD
- a CDS encoding sugar porter family MFS transporter, producing the protein MTVSEQDTATGEEARGHFTPALWLAAIASAISSFLYGYDTGIISAALLQIRKDFNTGHSSEQVIAGSILFGAVLGALACSRLSEQRGRRGTILMLACIFIVGALACALSPSAPLLCVSRVILGFAVGGATQTVPMYVAELAPPARRGQLVLTFQVGIGTGILVSTIVGATQSLSWRVSIGLAVVPATILLLTVLRLPESPRWLVAQDRADDARRSLSLMRPRGASLDGEIGEITQNVTEELDVKASQRGWSGLRQAWVRPAIIVGCGIAMFTQLSGIEMIIYYAPTILTDAGFSTSTALRVSVGLASTYLVMMLVGLNIIDRVGRRRLTLIMVPGTAAALFVLGLLFVTGHSGRHDIPFIITCLIVFMFFNAGGLQLMGWLTESEIYPLAVRGAGSSLQAAVLWTTNLAITLTVLTIIDAVGVGQTMWLYALFNVAAWIFVFVRMPELTGRSLEQIEHALREGHFTPRSFAQATRDEAT
- a CDS encoding universal stress protein yields the protein MNIVVGYIPSPEGLAAIDHAVTMAKLGEGRLVVLNCGTRGSDADPSFSEAADWDAVDQKLTSLGLTHEMRQPAQARTPADEILKAASDIAADLIVIGIRRRSPVGKLIAGSTSQQVLLDANCPVLAVKRPLDGS
- a CDS encoding winged helix-turn-helix transcriptional regulator is translated as MAFALSGVMRRRSRTSPGDRCPIDRTMQVVGTRSAILLMREALFGTFKFDDFVGRTGLTEAVVASRLRALVIAGLLAREPYQEPGQRTRHGYTLTDSGRDLMPAVLSLGQWGVKHAPGTMGRQFWHADCGEPVRVVVECADHHELDVEEITVG
- a CDS encoding MFS transporter, whose product is MSPATRNHKRSTSPNDEQAPKDRQGRVLLVLSAAAFMASLDLFIVNVAFDSIGRDFHGASLSDLSWILNGYAIAYAALLVPLGRLADRYGRKEGFLAGLALFALASAACALSPGLWWLVTFRVLQAAGAAALTPTSLSLLLRATEPDRRARAVRIWAATGALAAAIGPVVGGLLVQAAWQWVFVVNVPIAIVAVISAIRWVPDSRDATVERTPDLLGAGVLAIAIGALALSVVKGPDWGWSDARDVAGFVVAVVGIAFFAYRTTRHPVPVIEPAMLAVRTFAWSNIASLVFSIAFGAGLLSTILWFQQVWGYGPVRSGLAIAPGPATVQVTALISNRLARRGVPAGLIAALGCLMLAAGYVFIAFSVGVHPQWVTQMLPGQLLIGGGVGFALPTILSSGTSDLAPQRTATGSAVINMNRQIGTVLGVSILVAILGTPVGLTQAHHVFRLAWLTIAGIGVAGAVVSVGITPSRRTSAASPSSTARWRHPMACRSPRRSTPAGRAEEG